From a region of the Pseudanabaena sp. ABRG5-3 genome:
- the thiO gene encoding glycine oxidase ThiO, whose amino-acid sequence MTDVLVIGGGIIGLATAIALAQKGANVTVIEREICGKGATWAAAGMLAPEAERLEGTLLDFGIRSRDMYPKWIANLMRLSGLDCGYWCCGMIAPSLEESDRQIISQHPKYINREESHKRQSGLGESVLGSLWLPEDGQVNNRKLATALLATARFLSIKILEGVTVYQIVRDAQRVTHLDTSVGNLQGDRYILATGAWTRSLLPLPVKPIKGQMLSVFDRDRQLQRVIYAPSCYIVPRQDGKIVIGATVEDNGFAQGNTAAGLAQLLNRAIAVYPAIANMPITETWWGFRPHAPNEIPILGASDYENLILATGHYRNGILFAPITAKLISDFVIDGIKDSIFQ is encoded by the coding sequence ATGACTGACGTTTTAGTAATTGGTGGTGGCATTATTGGCTTGGCGACAGCGATCGCCCTTGCCCAAAAGGGGGCAAATGTTACTGTCATTGAGCGCGAGATTTGCGGCAAGGGTGCAACATGGGCGGCGGCGGGAATGTTAGCGCCTGAAGCAGAGCGTCTTGAAGGGACACTATTAGACTTTGGCATTCGTAGCCGTGATATGTATCCCAAATGGATTGCCAATCTGATGCGCTTATCAGGTCTAGATTGCGGCTATTGGTGCTGCGGTATGATTGCCCCCAGTCTTGAAGAAAGCGATCGCCAAATAATTTCACAACATCCCAAATATATCAATCGTGAAGAATCCCATAAACGGCAATCAGGGTTAGGGGAATCCGTTTTAGGTTCTCTTTGGCTGCCAGAAGATGGACAGGTCAATAATCGCAAACTTGCCACAGCCCTATTAGCCACGGCACGATTTCTCTCGATCAAAATCCTCGAAGGAGTAACGGTATATCAAATTGTGCGCGATGCTCAAAGAGTTACACATCTCGATACTAGTGTTGGGAACTTGCAGGGCGATCGCTATATTTTGGCGACAGGTGCATGGACGCGATCGCTATTGCCTTTACCCGTTAAACCAATTAAGGGACAAATGTTGTCTGTTTTTGATCGTGATCGGCAGTTGCAGCGCGTAATTTATGCACCAAGTTGCTATATCGTGCCACGTCAGGACGGCAAGATTGTCATTGGCGCAACGGTTGAAGATAATGGCTTTGCACAGGGAAATACCGCCGCAGGGTTGGCGCAGCTATTGAATAGAGCGATCGCTGTTTATCCTGCGATCGCAAATATGCCTATTACCGAGACATGGTGGGGGTTCCGTCCCCATGCTCCTAATGAAATTCCGATTTTAGGAGCAAGTGATTATGAAAACTTGATTTTGGCAACAGGTCATTATCGTAATGGAATTCTCTTTGCCCCAATCACCGCTAAATTAATCTCTGATTTTGTTATTGACGGCATTAAAGACTCTATTTTTCAATAA
- a CDS encoding class I SAM-dependent methyltransferase — MQLVSEQRTKLDNSDDGLFYEYPRFVTHVDDRFIEQLTELYRQRLQPNTRILDLMSSWVSHLPPEMEFAHIEGHGLNAEELAKNPRLNHYFVQNLNKQQLLPFADQSFDALLNTVSVQYLQYPEAIFAEIHRILKVGGIAIISFSNRMFYQKAIQAWRDGSESDRTKLVYKYFASVPKGFTKPELVANVPPSSPFLAMLGMASSDPFYAVVATRCD, encoded by the coding sequence ATGCAACTTGTTTCTGAACAACGAACAAAGCTTGATAACTCCGACGATGGACTATTTTATGAATATCCACGCTTTGTCACCCATGTAGACGATCGCTTTATTGAGCAGCTTACGGAGCTATATCGCCAGCGCTTGCAGCCAAATACACGCATTCTTGACCTGATGAGCAGTTGGGTATCACACTTGCCGCCAGAAATGGAATTTGCTCATATTGAAGGGCATGGACTCAATGCTGAGGAACTAGCCAAAAATCCACGCTTAAATCATTATTTTGTCCAAAATTTGAACAAGCAGCAATTATTACCCTTTGCCGATCAATCCTTTGATGCATTGCTAAACACTGTCTCAGTGCAGTACTTACAATATCCCGAAGCCATTTTTGCCGAGATTCATCGCATTCTCAAAGTTGGGGGAATCGCAATTATTAGTTTCTCCAATCGAATGTTTTATCAAAAGGCAATTCAGGCATGGCGTGATGGTTCCGAAAGCGATCGCACAAAACTGGTCTATAAATATTTCGCATCTGTTCCCAAAGGATTTACAAAACCTGAATTAGTGGCAAATGTACCACCAAGTTCACCATTTTTAGCAATGCTTGGTATGGCTAGCAGCGATCCGTTTTATGCTGTAGTAGCAACTCGTTGTGATTAA
- the eno gene encoding phosphopyruvate hydratase, which yields MTKGTEIIAIAAREILDSRGKPTVEAEVKLANGAIGLAQVPSGASTGSFEAHELRDGDKKRYGGKGVLIAVRNIHEKLLPELKGVDALNQELVDRIMIKRDGTPNKSDIGANAILAVSLATAKAAAKAIGQPLYRYLGNPLSNVLPVPLMNVLNGGAHADNNVDIQEFMIVPVGAPTFKEALRYGAEVFAALSSVLHDKGLSTAVGDEGGFAPNLESNQAALELLIDAITKAGYKPGEQVALALDVASNELFKDGNYAIDGKTLSPQEFVNYYEGLISKYPIVSIEDGLEEDQWASWKAMTDQLTNTQLVGDDLFVTNKTRLERGIREGCASAILIKLNQIGSLTETLEAIATADRNGYRSVISHRSGETEDTTIADLAVATRAGQIKTGSLCRSERVAKYNRLLRIEAELGSQAVYAGAVGLGPSR from the coding sequence GTGACTAAAGGAACAGAAATCATTGCGATCGCTGCACGAGAAATCCTCGATTCGCGTGGTAAACCAACCGTTGAAGCGGAAGTCAAACTTGCCAACGGCGCAATCGGTCTCGCACAGGTTCCCAGTGGTGCATCTACAGGTAGTTTTGAAGCCCACGAGCTACGGGACGGAGATAAAAAACGCTATGGTGGCAAAGGAGTTTTAATCGCAGTTCGCAACATTCACGAAAAACTGCTACCCGAACTAAAGGGGGTTGATGCGCTAAATCAAGAATTAGTTGATCGCATCATGATCAAGCGTGATGGCACACCAAACAAATCTGACATTGGGGCAAATGCGATCTTGGCGGTTTCCCTTGCTACGGCAAAAGCTGCTGCTAAAGCGATCGGACAGCCTTTATATCGCTATCTCGGCAATCCTCTCTCGAATGTATTGCCTGTGCCTCTAATGAACGTTCTTAATGGTGGTGCTCACGCTGATAACAACGTTGATATCCAAGAGTTCATGATTGTTCCTGTAGGCGCACCCACCTTTAAGGAAGCTTTGCGCTACGGTGCAGAGGTATTTGCGGCGCTTAGCTCTGTACTCCATGACAAAGGCTTGTCAACCGCCGTTGGTGATGAAGGTGGATTTGCACCCAATCTTGAGTCCAATCAAGCCGCTCTAGAATTGCTAATCGATGCAATTACCAAAGCAGGTTATAAACCTGGGGAGCAAGTAGCTCTAGCACTAGACGTAGCATCTAATGAGCTATTCAAAGATGGTAACTATGCGATCGATGGTAAAACCCTCAGTCCCCAAGAGTTCGTTAACTATTACGAAGGTTTGATCTCCAAGTATCCCATCGTCTCCATCGAAGATGGATTAGAAGAAGATCAATGGGCTAGCTGGAAAGCTATGACCGATCAGCTCACTAATACTCAATTAGTCGGTGATGACCTCTTTGTAACCAATAAGACCCGTCTAGAGCGTGGTATTCGTGAAGGTTGTGCTAGCGCCATCTTGATTAAGCTCAATCAAATCGGTAGCTTGACCGAGACTCTAGAAGCGATCGCTACCGCAGACCGCAATGGTTATCGCTCGGTGATCAGTCACCGTTCTGGCGAAACTGAAGACACCACGATCGCTGATCTTGCCGTGGCAACCCGTGCAGGTCAAATCAAAACAGGTTCTCTCTGTCGTAGTGAGCGCGTTGCCAAATACAACCGTTTACTCAGAATTGAAGCAGAACTTGGCAGCCAAGCAGTATACGCTGGTGCTGTTGGTTTAGGACCCTCTCGCTAA
- a CDS encoding cyclic nucleotide-binding domain-containing protein, which yields MTTIDLFKNEKNFITIPAGEIIFQKGGIADRMYAVLEGEVEISIDGKLLDITGAGGIVGEMALISASPRSATAIAKTECKLVPIDEKRFTFLVQQTPYFALSVMKIMVERIRKLDALVLGIE from the coding sequence TTGACAACGATTGATTTATTTAAAAACGAAAAAAACTTCATTACAATTCCAGCAGGAGAAATAATTTTCCAAAAAGGTGGGATCGCCGATCGCATGTATGCAGTGCTTGAAGGTGAAGTAGAAATTTCTATAGATGGTAAATTGCTAGATATCACTGGTGCTGGTGGCATTGTTGGAGAAATGGCTCTCATCAGTGCCTCCCCAAGAAGTGCTACAGCGATCGCCAAAACAGAATGTAAGTTGGTTCCGATTGATGAGAAACGCTTTACTTTTTTAGTGCAACAAACTCCATATTTTGCGCTTAGCGTGATGAAGATAATGGTTGAAAGAATTAGAAAGCTTGATGCTCTAGTTTTGGGAATTGAATAA
- a CDS encoding DUF6918 family protein — protein sequence MGLSENLLTPDNKPLIVQECCEMIDAQLAGKTGVSGIALKTAFAALKGLKPNYIYGVVDSLSQPCFTEIDPIWEEGLQQGEPVEYLKANKSRTADALLAVTDTKAKNVKIQLVRGVYEKFRDSAKKHVEDSVPELAEIIGKYAK from the coding sequence ATGGGACTAAGTGAAAATCTGTTAACCCCTGATAACAAACCATTAATTGTCCAAGAATGCTGCGAGATGATCGATGCACAACTGGCTGGCAAAACAGGAGTGAGTGGGATCGCGCTCAAAACCGCCTTTGCTGCGCTCAAGGGACTTAAACCTAATTATATCTATGGTGTAGTTGATTCGCTCTCGCAACCATGCTTTACCGAAATTGATCCCATTTGGGAAGAAGGACTCCAACAAGGTGAACCTGTAGAATATCTGAAAGCGAATAAGTCTCGCACCGCAGATGCATTGTTAGCTGTCACTGATACAAAAGCTAAAAATGTCAAGATTCAACTGGTGAGAGGAGTCTATGAGAAGTTTCGTGATTCTGCTAAGAAACATGTTGAAGACTCGGTTCCAGAGTTGGCAGAGATAATTGGTAAATATGCTAAGTAG
- a CDS encoding TIGR00297 family protein encodes MINSFPISQAWLIAIALNTVLGAIALFLPRKVLTTAGIYHAWILGIVLWGCLGWQGYVVILSYLIVGSGVTRIGKDIKEAKGIAEKRDGARGPENLWGSAATGAVCAIGYAIASSPLWLLAYVASLSTKLADTTASEIGKAYGKSTFLITTLKPVPAGTEGAVSLEGTIAGIVGSLLIAVIGWAVSLLASPWDLLWCAIAAFIATNIESLIGATLQEKYDWLTNELVNGINTTIGAAIAVLIATIMRL; translated from the coding sequence ATGATAAATAGTTTCCCCATTTCACAGGCTTGGTTGATCGCGATCGCCCTAAATACTGTTCTGGGTGCGATCGCCCTATTCTTACCTCGCAAAGTTTTAACCACAGCAGGAATTTACCACGCATGGATTTTAGGGATTGTGCTCTGGGGCTGTTTAGGATGGCAAGGTTATGTAGTTATTTTAAGCTATCTGATCGTAGGTTCTGGGGTAACTCGCATCGGCAAGGATATCAAAGAAGCTAAAGGCATTGCCGAAAAACGCGACGGGGCAAGGGGACCTGAAAATTTATGGGGTTCGGCGGCGACGGGTGCGGTTTGTGCCATTGGTTATGCGATCGCGTCAAGTCCTCTGTGGTTACTCGCCTATGTAGCAAGCCTCAGTACCAAGCTCGCCGACACAACCGCCAGCGAGATTGGCAAGGCATATGGCAAAAGTACATTTTTGATTACCACACTTAAACCTGTTCCCGCAGGGACTGAGGGTGCGGTCAGTCTCGAAGGGACAATTGCAGGGATCGTTGGTTCACTCTTGATTGCGGTGATTGGCTGGGCGGTGAGTTTATTAGCTAGCCCTTGGGATTTGCTTTGGTGTGCGATCGCCGCTTTCATTGCCACCAATATCGAAAGCTTGATCGGCGCAACTTTGCAAGAAAAATATGACTGGCTCACGAATGAACTAGTTAATGGAATTAATACAACAATTGGTGCAGCGATCGCGGTTTTGATTGCCACAATTATGAGATTATAA
- a CDS encoding DUF1361 domain-containing protein yields the protein MTEAFEQFLGNFRWMGWNLFLAIIPCVLSFILFTKRSPKRLPKNAMWWLGLITFILFLPNAPYIITDIIHFVDDARTPEISDNGVIFLIIPQYTIFILLGFQCYVLSLIKLVHYLGWLKLIRNITFMEISMNFICAVGVYWGRFNRLNSWHVLTQPRRVLETAISNLENPNFFFGTILFFVIFTSLYYIFKWINLAIAFYWHNRSNQVSV from the coding sequence ATGACAGAAGCTTTTGAACAATTTTTAGGAAATTTTCGGTGGATGGGGTGGAACTTATTTCTAGCCATAATTCCTTGTGTACTTAGCTTTATCTTATTTACGAAGCGATCGCCAAAGCGCTTACCTAAAAATGCTATGTGGTGGTTAGGGCTAATAACTTTTATCCTATTTCTGCCCAATGCCCCTTACATAATTACCGATATTATTCATTTTGTGGATGATGCCCGCACACCTGAGATTTCCGATAATGGTGTGATTTTTCTGATCATCCCTCAATATACTATCTTCATCCTATTGGGCTTCCAATGTTATGTGCTCTCTTTGATCAAACTTGTTCATTACCTAGGCTGGTTGAAGCTGATCAGAAATATTACTTTCATGGAAATCAGCATGAACTTTATCTGTGCTGTTGGCGTGTATTGGGGAAGATTCAATCGCTTAAATAGTTGGCATGTACTGACACAACCAAGAAGAGTTTTGGAAACAGCCATTAGCAATCTCGAAAATCCTAATTTCTTCTTTGGCACAATCTTGTTTTTTGTGATCTTTACAAGTCTCTACTACATTTTTAAATGGATTAATTTAGCGATCGCCTTCTACTGGCACAATCGATCCAATCAAGTTTCAGTATAA
- a CDS encoding adenylate/guanylate cyclase domain-containing protein, with protein MSKDDKQIATPLLGRMSFGMNFSPNFSSGKELEHLDREELLVTARSLLAEAQALSVRIAAVNEVATAINRSLNLDEILRVVGKQAKWLLDFEHLSVYLLKDNSGRFIKLIGNPVEFEESLIANNNSFHKALKTGQAQLIKQADPTDFLNQYTSQIILPLESSKKILGVILFGSTRPQAYNQEDLRIGYLLALQLSSAIRNANSFEDLNLLYSEIEKEKLKSDNLLLNILPAQIADELKSTGRVNPVYHSSATILFTDFENFSKIAKLMTPESLVEELDYCFSYFDRIIEQYGLEKLKTIGDSYMCCGGIPKPNLTHPLDVVLAALQIQKFMEIRKQQKLKQNLPYWDTRIGIHSGELLSGVIGKKKFVYDVWGDTVNLASRIESSGVAGRINISQATYELVKDSFDVEHRGKILAKNMGEIDMYLIKGIKA; from the coding sequence ATGTCAAAAGATGATAAGCAAATTGCAACACCACTATTGGGGAGAATGTCTTTCGGAATGAATTTTTCACCGAATTTCTCTAGTGGGAAAGAACTTGAACACTTAGATCGAGAAGAACTTCTAGTAACAGCCCGTAGTCTCCTAGCAGAAGCTCAAGCCCTTTCTGTGAGAATTGCTGCTGTCAATGAAGTTGCAACTGCCATCAACCGCTCTCTTAATCTTGATGAAATATTGCGAGTTGTGGGTAAGCAAGCTAAGTGGTTACTGGACTTTGAACATCTGAGTGTTTATCTGCTCAAAGATAATTCGGGTAGGTTTATTAAGTTAATTGGTAATCCAGTGGAGTTTGAGGAATCTCTCATTGCGAACAATAATAGTTTTCACAAAGCTCTAAAAACTGGTCAAGCCCAGCTCATTAAGCAGGCTGATCCTACGGATTTTTTAAATCAATATACTTCACAAATTATTTTGCCCCTTGAGAGTTCCAAAAAAATTCTTGGAGTCATTCTTTTTGGCTCTACTCGACCGCAGGCTTATAATCAAGAAGATCTCCGCATTGGCTATTTACTGGCTTTGCAACTATCATCAGCAATTCGTAATGCGAATTCTTTTGAAGATTTAAACTTACTTTATTCAGAAATTGAGAAGGAGAAGCTCAAGTCCGACAATCTTTTGCTGAATATTTTACCTGCCCAAATCGCCGATGAATTAAAATCTACTGGTAGGGTAAATCCTGTTTATCATTCTTCCGCAACCATTCTCTTTACCGATTTTGAGAATTTTTCTAAAATAGCAAAATTAATGACTCCTGAGAGTTTAGTTGAGGAGTTAGATTACTGTTTCTCTTACTTTGATCGCATTATTGAGCAATATGGCTTAGAAAAGCTCAAAACAATTGGCGATAGCTATATGTGCTGTGGTGGAATTCCTAAACCAAATCTTACCCACCCTCTCGATGTGGTGCTTGCGGCTTTGCAAATTCAGAAGTTTATGGAAATACGCAAACAACAAAAATTGAAGCAAAATCTACCCTATTGGGATACGCGGATTGGGATTCATTCAGGGGAGTTGCTCAGTGGCGTAATTGGGAAGAAAAAGTTTGTCTATGATGTTTGGGGCGATACGGTTAATTTAGCCTCTAGAATCGAATCGTCGGGGGTGGCTGGACGCATTAATATTTCCCAAGCAACCTATGAGCTAGTTAAAGATTCCTTTGATGTAGAACATCGAGGCAAGATTTTAGCGAAAAATATGGGGGAAATTGATATGTATCTAATTAAAGGGATAAAGGCATAA
- a CDS encoding carboxymuconolactone decarboxylase family protein, which yields MTHFPIVEYDQVTDTKVKEVYDQILSELGFGIIPNIFKSMAINPDILEANWKKFRSTILQGDVPRTLKEMVGVAISQANNSVYALKVHLHGLSALGMSEEVLSTLVSNFDACPLPEREKAVIKFGLLAGTNPLALNESHYQKLRSLGLDDSEIFEVVAAADLFSSVNRYTDAIALEIDAL from the coding sequence ATGACTCATTTTCCAATTGTTGAATATGACCAAGTGACCGATACTAAAGTCAAAGAGGTCTATGATCAAATTTTGTCAGAACTAGGATTTGGGATTATTCCTAATATTTTCAAGTCCATGGCAATTAATCCCGATATCCTTGAAGCGAACTGGAAAAAATTTCGCTCAACGATTCTCCAAGGCGATGTGCCACGAACCCTTAAGGAAATGGTGGGGGTTGCCATTTCTCAGGCAAACAATAGTGTTTATGCTCTCAAAGTCCATTTACATGGGCTTTCAGCTTTGGGAATGAGTGAAGAAGTTCTCTCTACTTTGGTCTCTAACTTTGATGCTTGCCCATTGCCAGAGCGCGAAAAGGCAGTGATCAAATTTGGCTTACTGGCGGGGACAAATCCCCTCGCGCTTAATGAATCCCATTACCAAAAATTGCGATCGTTAGGATTGGACGATTCAGAGATTTTTGAGGTTGTTGCTGCCGCAGATTTATTCTCTAGCGTGAATCGCTATACCGATGCGATCGCCCTTGAAATTGATGCTCTATAA
- a CDS encoding L-threonylcarbamoyladenylate synthase: MATIHRLHPDNPQARTIAQIVNALRDGAIMLYPTDTVYAIGCNLMSKSAVERVRKLKQMSNDKPLTFLCSSLSNISEYAIVSNANYRTMKSLVPGPYTFILPATKLVPKLVLNPKRKTTGIRVPDHGVSQTIIEALGNPIISTSANLTEDDIDEEDFSHQSKNTKQSNVCELPKMELFDHFSKLVDFIVDDGSDHSYEVSTILDLTDDLNPIVLRQGLGVAPF, translated from the coding sequence ATGGCAACTATCCATCGACTGCATCCAGACAATCCCCAAGCACGGACGATCGCTCAGATCGTGAATGCTTTACGTGATGGCGCAATCATGCTCTATCCGACGGATACAGTCTATGCGATCGGTTGTAACTTGATGTCTAAGTCAGCCGTGGAACGTGTTCGCAAACTCAAGCAAATGTCAAACGATAAACCACTGACATTTCTCTGCTCCTCATTATCGAATATCTCAGAATATGCGATCGTCTCTAATGCCAACTATCGCACCATGAAAAGTCTCGTGCCTGGCCCCTATACATTCATCTTGCCAGCCACAAAACTTGTGCCGAAGTTGGTGCTAAATCCTAAACGCAAAACTACAGGGATTCGGGTTCCCGATCATGGCGTATCTCAAACCATTATCGAAGCATTGGGAAATCCAATTATCTCCACATCGGCAAATCTGACGGAAGATGATATCGACGAGGAAGATTTTAGCCATCAGTCCAAAAATACTAAGCAGAGTAATGTGTGCGAATTGCCAAAGATGGAACTATTTGATCACTTTTCTAAGCTGGTAGATTTCATCGTTGATGATGGATCCGATCATAGCTACGAAGTCTCCACCATCCTCGATTTAACCGATGATCTGAATCCAATCGTTTTACGTCAAGGCTTAGGGGTAGCTCCTTTTTAA
- the serS gene encoding serine--tRNA ligase codes for MLDIKLVRSQPEQVQARLNSRGKGYDISRLVELEQEVRALETQRSHLQAESNDIGKQVGIKMKAGAPAAEIEALKARSPEIKQQLAELEPKERALREESNAILMTLPNLPSETTPIGANETENVEIRRWGDEYKTTRTDILPHWEIGEKLGILNFERAVKIAQTRFVNLIGAGAALERALIQFMLNTHTANGYVEVAPPLLVNTASMTGTGQLPKFAEDLFKCAEDELWLIPTAEVPVTNLYRDEILDEENLPVHHCAYTPCFRREAGSYGRDTRGLIRLHQFNKVELVKFVHPEKSEEEHEKLVRDAESILQALKLPYRVLELCTGDIGFSAAKCYDLEVWLPSANTYREISSCSNFLDFQARRANIRFKSKGKKGTEFLHTLNGSGLAVGRTMSAILENYQQSDGSVLIPEVLQPLLNRQYL; via the coding sequence GTGTTAGACATTAAGCTCGTGCGATCGCAGCCCGAACAGGTGCAGGCTCGCCTCAACAGTCGAGGCAAAGGTTACGACATTAGTAGATTAGTCGAACTAGAGCAGGAAGTTCGTGCATTAGAAACTCAGCGATCGCATTTGCAAGCCGAAAGCAATGACATCGGTAAGCAAGTTGGTATCAAAATGAAAGCTGGTGCACCCGCCGCCGAGATTGAAGCACTCAAAGCGCGATCGCCCGAAATCAAACAACAACTCGCAGAGCTAGAACCCAAGGAAAGAGCATTGCGTGAAGAAAGCAATGCCATCTTGATGACTCTGCCCAATTTGCCTAGCGAAACTACTCCTATCGGTGCGAATGAAACCGAAAATGTGGAAATCCGACGTTGGGGCGATGAATATAAGACTACACGCACCGATATTCTGCCGCATTGGGAAATTGGAGAAAAGCTAGGTATTCTCAACTTTGAACGCGCTGTTAAAATTGCTCAAACCCGCTTTGTGAATCTCATAGGTGCAGGAGCTGCCCTTGAACGGGCACTGATTCAGTTCATGCTGAATACCCATACCGCTAATGGTTACGTGGAAGTTGCGCCACCACTTTTAGTGAATACGGCAAGCATGACAGGCACAGGGCAATTACCCAAGTTTGCGGAAGACCTATTCAAATGTGCGGAAGATGAACTCTGGCTGATTCCCACGGCGGAAGTTCCAGTGACAAATCTGTATCGCGATGAAATCCTTGATGAAGAAAATTTACCCGTTCATCATTGTGCCTATACTCCCTGTTTCCGTCGCGAAGCGGGAAGCTATGGACGTGATACCAGAGGCTTGATTCGTTTGCACCAGTTCAACAAAGTGGAACTGGTTAAATTCGTACATCCAGAAAAATCGGAGGAAGAGCATGAGAAACTGGTGCGCGATGCGGAATCAATTTTGCAAGCTTTAAAACTTCCCTACCGTGTACTGGAACTCTGCACAGGTGACATTGGTTTTAGCGCTGCTAAGTGCTATGACCTTGAGGTATGGCTGCCTTCCGCAAATACCTATCGTGAGATTTCTAGCTGCTCAAACTTCCTCGATTTCCAAGCTAGACGCGCCAATATTCGCTTTAAGAGTAAGGGCAAAAAGGGAACAGAGTTTCTGCATACGCTTAATGGCTCAGGATTGGCAGTCGGACGCACCATGTCCGCGATTCTAGAAAACTATCAGCAATCTGACGGAAGCGTCTTAATTCCTGAAGTGTTACAACCTCTCCTCAACAGACAATACCTCTAG
- the cysS gene encoding cysteine--tRNA ligase, with protein MTLRIYNTLTRRKEEFIPLEAGIVKMYVCGVTVYDYCHLGHARAYVVWDMIRRYLTTKYQVKFVQNITDIDDKILRRALERETTMQAIANQYIATYDEDMAKLNIAKADDYPRATETIPEIIDLIQKLIDHDYAYAAGGDVYYAVQKFPNYGKLSGRKLEDMQAGASGRVDEQEEQKRYPFDFALWKAAKPNEPFWESPWGKGRPGWHIECSAMVRSRLGDTIDIHAGGSDLQFPHHENEIAQSEAASHQPLANYWMHNGFVNIDGEKMSKSLNNFTTIRDLFGYFDPMAIRLFILQAQYRQPIDFTEEAINAATKGWETVRDGMLFAADFGKQLGWASSEVPLREDIAEAIACFEEAMNDDFNTSVAMSHVFELAKKLRAERNSLSHSGKTAASSEVLFQDWQALSYMTNILGFVANVSDRQVQEDGISEAEIEALIQQRIEAKKAKNYKESDRIRDELKALGITLVDQKDGTTLWLRA; from the coding sequence ATGACCCTTCGCATTTACAACACACTCACCCGTCGCAAAGAAGAATTTATTCCCCTCGAAGCAGGGATTGTGAAAATGTATGTTTGTGGTGTAACGGTCTACGACTATTGCCATTTGGGTCATGCCAGAGCCTATGTCGTTTGGGACATGATTCGGCGCTATTTAACTACCAAATATCAAGTCAAATTTGTCCAAAACATTACGGATATTGATGACAAAATTTTGAGGCGGGCGCTAGAAAGAGAGACGACAATGCAGGCGATCGCTAATCAATATATTGCCACCTACGATGAGGATATGGCTAAGCTCAATATTGCCAAAGCCGATGACTATCCTCGTGCTACGGAAACAATTCCCGAAATTATTGACCTCATTCAGAAGCTAATCGATCACGATTATGCCTATGCTGCGGGTGGAGATGTTTATTACGCAGTGCAGAAATTTCCTAATTATGGAAAGCTCTCAGGGCGCAAGCTTGAAGATATGCAGGCAGGGGCAAGTGGTCGCGTTGATGAACAGGAAGAGCAAAAGCGCTATCCCTTTGACTTTGCATTATGGAAAGCAGCTAAACCGAATGAACCATTTTGGGAATCACCTTGGGGAAAAGGTCGTCCAGGTTGGCATATTGAATGCTCGGCAATGGTGCGATCGCGTTTAGGAGATACCATTGATATTCATGCTGGCGGATCAGATTTACAATTCCCTCACCATGAGAATGAAATTGCTCAATCGGAAGCAGCTTCTCATCAGCCTTTAGCTAACTACTGGATGCACAATGGGTTTGTGAATATCGATGGCGAGAAGATGTCCAAATCGCTGAATAATTTCACAACTATTCGTGATTTGTTTGGCTATTTCGATCCGATGGCAATCCGTTTATTTATCCTCCAAGCGCAATATCGCCAACCCATTGACTTTACTGAAGAAGCAATTAATGCGGCTACTAAGGGCTGGGAAACGGTTCGCGATGGCATGTTATTTGCTGCGGATTTTGGTAAGCAACTAGGTTGGGCAAGTAGTGAAGTTCCATTAAGAGAGGATATTGCTGAGGCGATCGCTTGTTTTGAAGAAGCGATGAATGATGACTTTAATACTTCTGTGGCGATGTCCCATGTATTTGAATTAGCGAAAAAATTGCGTGCCGAGCGCAACTCTCTTTCGCATTCAGGCAAGACTGCTGCGAGTTCGGAAGTTCTCTTTCAAGACTGGCAAGCCCTTAGCTATATGACCAATATTTTAGGGTTTGTGGCAAATGTTAGCGATCGCCAAGTTCAGGAAGATGGTATCAGTGAGGCGGAAATTGAGGCTTTAATTCAGCAACGGATTGAAGCGAAGAAGGCGAAGAACTATAAAGAAAGCGATCGCATTCGCGACGAGCTAAAAGCGTTAGGTATTACCCTTGTCGATCAAAAGGATGGCACAACGCTCTGGCTCAGAGCATAG